The sequence GCGCGCGAACCGGCGCTTCGCTTCCCCGATCTGGCGCATGTGCTCGCGATCCTTCTCGCTCGCGCGTTCCGGCTTTTTCTCGCTCTCGCTCATGGGCTCAGCTTACGCCTCGCACCTTCTCAGGCGAACCATCTCCCGAGCTTCGTGCCGAACAGCATGCGGATGAACTTCTGCGTGCCGTCTTCGCCTTTGCGCGTGTACGGGTAGCCACCCTGAATCGGGCCTTTGCCTTTGCGGTCGGCGAGGATCGGCTGGGCGTGGCAGTAGTTACGAAGCCCCTGCGCGCCGTTCACGGCGCCGATGCCGCTCGTCTTCACGCCGCCGAATGGCGCTTCGGGCACGCCGTAGGTCATCGCCATGTCGTTCACGCACACGCCGCCCGTCTCGATGCGCGCGGCGATGCGCTCGCCCCGCGCCGTGTCGGTGGTCCACACGTTGCCGTTGAGGCCGTAGTCGGAGTCGTTCGCGAGCGCGATCGCTTCTTCTTCGCTCTTCACGCGCTGGATCGCCACGACCGGGCCGAACGTCTCCTGAGTCATTAGGTCCATCGAGTGGTTCACGTCGACTACGACGGTCGGCTCGTAGTAGAGGCCCTTCAGCGCGGGGTTGCGGCGGCCGCCGACGAGCACCTTCGCGCCCTTCGCGACCGCGTCGTCCATGTGGCGCTCGATGATCGACATCTGCTTGTCCCAGAACACCGCGCCGACGTCGAACTCGCCGGTGTCGCTCTGGCGCAGCTTCTTCGCGCCCTCGACGACCTTCGCGACGAACGGCTCGTACACCGCGTCGTCGACGTAGATGCGTTCGGTGCCGCAGCAGTAGTGGCCCGTGTTCATGCACGAGCCGATCAGCGCGCCCTGCGCCGCGCGATCGAGGTCGGCGTCGGCGCACACGATCATCGCGTCCTTGCCGCCGAGCTCGAGCGTGCAAGGAATCAGGTTCCGCCCGCAGGCTTCGGCGACCTTGCGTCCCGTCGCGACGCTGCCGGTGAACGAGATCTTGTTCACGCCGCTCTCGATCAACGCAGCGCCCGTCGCGCCG comes from Deltaproteobacteria bacterium and encodes:
- a CDS encoding aldehyde dehydrogenase family protein, with product MAIVEAVATPGPRRRYRALSPASLAPIGEFECASAEDVRAAVERARKAQAAWGELPVKERTQYLWRLLDQFVARQDEVIDAVIAETGKARSEAISMEVFATCDAITYYAKRAPKFLAPEKCGIHGVMGFAKKLKLVYKPLGVVGLITPWNGPIVLAVNPLVQAVVAGNAVLHKPSEVTPFSALLIKRFTEDAGWPADLYQVLQGDGATGAALIESGVNKISFTGSVATGRKVAEACGRNLIPCTLELGGKDAMIVCADADLDRAAQGALIGSCMNTGHYCCGTERIYVDDAVYEPFVAKVVEGAKKLRQSDTGEFDVGAVFWDKQMSIIERHMDDAVAKGAKVLVGGRRNPALKGLYYEPTVVVDVNHSMDLMTQETFGPVVAIQRVKSEEEAIALANDSDYGLNGNVWTTDTARGERIAARIETGGVCVNDMAMTYGVPEAPFGGVKTSGIGAVNGAQGLRNYCHAQPILADRKGKGPIQGGYPYTRKGEDGTQKFIRMLFGTKLGRWFA